One Glycine soja cultivar W05 chromosome 7, ASM419377v2, whole genome shotgun sequence genomic window, acatatatatacattctGTCTTTGGTATAAAGTTATAAATGTCAGAAGACTATAcaattaataaagaataaaagaatattGCATCATCCCTTATGAAATGTTGTCTTGATTAGAAAAGCTTGCTGGCGAATTCATCTACTGTGATTCCTTTCATACAACAGGAAGCAGATTTTGAGGCAAGTCGTCTCAGCTCCGAAACACTTCTTCCCAACTTCATTGCTACCttcatttcaaatacttcaccattttctcttttgtccaAGTTTTTCTCTTCAAGTGTAGCTTGAATAGTCTGTTCCAAAAGCGTGAAGAATCCCCCACAGTTTCTGTACATTTCAAAGACCATGCCTATTTGGCCACCATGCTCAAAAGCATTAACAACTGAAGCTAATGAACCAGCCATGAGAGGCACTAACGCCGCCCACGATCCATTACCCACAAATGAAGTCCCCACCGCTGCTATGCCACTCAATAGAGGCCCTGCAATCGCCAAACTCCTGTTTACCTTCAACGCTATGTTCCCAAGCCTCTCATAGTCCTCTATGTCTTTCTTCTTTACCACCTCAATCACTTCCCTCATTTCCATTTCTAGATCTTCACTCCATCCATTATTACTCTCTTGTGTTCTACTTCTTCTTTGGAACTGAGATGAAGGCCACCAGACAGCAGGTTCATATTTTTCGGGAAACTTATCAAGCATGGCTCCCAACAAGGGCAGAGGGTAAGCTCTATCAAGTGCCAACACCTTCTCCATCGAACCCTTCACATCTTCTTCGGTTGGATTTCCAAGAGCGATTATGTTTTGGATTTGGGTATGAAGCTGTTTAAACAACCTTGTAGCATTGCGTTGCTCCTCAGTGAGTTGTGAGGGCTGAATTTGGTTCGTGATAAGTGACATTCCAGTGGCCGCAGAAAACAAGAGAGCGGATGATAGTTTAAGGGCCAAAAGCGGTGTAGTGTCACCACTGGTGGCTGCAGCAACACCGGCCATGGCCGTGGCAGTGAGAGTGATCATGTTGATGGAGTTTAGAAGAAGGGTGTTCCAGTTGTTTCTTTGTTCGCAAATGTTTTTGTGCATTTCAATTCTGTCAGCTACTGCCTCCAGAATCGAATAGAGTTGAACAGTGGCCATATTAGACTTCTTGCTAGGGCTGAATAAACCTTCATATATGTGTGTGGTGATGGCATTCTTCTCTAATGGGGTTGAGTCTACTGATCCATTAATTAATTCCTCAACCTGCAACTTTCTTCTTGTTACTTTTGGAACCGAATAAGTCACTCGTGCAGGTTTAGGGACATGGATAGCGtctttgacttttcttagagaaGAAGAATAGGAGAGTGTAGCCGTGGTTTGTAAAGAAGCCATGAGATTAACGAACTGAAGGGTCTCTCTACTCTTTGTGTGTTTTGTGGTGAGGAGATCAAATTGGGGGCTGGAAGGGATTGGAAAGAATGGATAtgagaatgagaatgagaattaAGGGTATGGTGAGCGTTTGTTTATATAGAGAGGGGGAAAAGGAAGAAGTCAGGGATGGAAAATGTTGACTATTCTACaacgaaaaatatttataaaaagtttAAGATTAGACTTGGCCTTTGTTACTTGGGGGACCCTTTCCAGCTCTCAGAATTTGTTAAGTTCGAAATTTCAACATCTTGGCCTTGTTGGCTCTCAGTCTCAGACTTTCAATGTGCGACGAAGTAAAGCCACCAAAGCCATCAATATGGGTTATACTTAATTCAACATGAGGGCGGATACTGTTTCTCcaattatttcattattttgatttatataaGTCAATAATTTTGTCTTGATCAAAGcttttatcttcttctttttgaaagaaaaaaaaaaactgactgAGTAACTCAATTAAATATCTGGAAGTAGCATTTGAGCTAATTTgtttaatcaaatatatatacatgcacTCACGAAAAAAAATATCGTAATGATGGGTGGTGGTGTTACTTACACCaagtttagaagaaaaaatatatatttaattcataaactaagtttaacaaattaattatcaaatcaaatatcAAATTGTGTTTGAATTGATTAGTTCATTGCCAGTCCTATTTGTTTCCGTCCAATTAAGAAACGGGTAGAGAAAAAAACCAATTTAAGTTATATGTGAGTACCCATTTAGCTATCCTTTTACAAGATATGTGCAATtaagaatgatattttttattttatttttatacttcatGGCATGCATATGCGCTTTATATTTGGAACTGAATTCCTTACACACACATGCATAAAAACATATAATCTTCCATCAAGATCAAAGGCaatctttcaaattaaaataaaaatttgcattgtgcaataaataaaaatcttctTAAGACAAGAAAAATTGTGAGAAGTAAATATCGATCATTGAGTCAATGGGCTGAAggtacatacatatatatacattctGTCTTTGGTATAAAGTTATAAATGTCAGAAGACTATAcaattaataaagaataaaagaatattGCATCATCCCTTATGAAATGTTGTCTTGATTAGAAAAGCTTGCTGGCGAATTCATCTACTGTGATTCCTTTCATACAACAGGAAGCAGATTTTGAGGCAAGTCGTCTCAGCTCCGAAACACTTCTTCCCAACTTCATTGCTACCttcatttcaaatacttcaccattttctcttttgtccaAGTTTTTCTCTTCAAGTGTAGCTTGAATAGTCTGTTCCAAAAGCGTGAAGAATCCCCCACAGTTTCTGTACATTTCAAAGACCATGCCTATTTGGCCACCATGCTCAAAAGCATTAACAACTGAAGCTAATGAACCAGCCATGAGAGGCACTAACGCCGCCCACGATCCATTACCCACAAATGAAGTCCCCACCGCTGCTATGCCACTCAATAGAGGCCCTGCAATCGCCAAACTCCTGTTTACCTTCAACGCTATGTTCCCAAGCCTCTCATAGTCCTCTATGTCTTTCTTCTTTACCACCTCAATCACTTCCCTCATTTCCATTTCTAGATCTTCACTCCATCCATTATTACTCTCTTGTGTTCTACTTCTTCTTTGGAACTGAGATGAAGGCCACCAGACAGCAGGTTCATATTTTTCGGGAAACTTATCAAGCATGGCTCCCAACAAGGGCAGAGGGTAAGCTCTATCAAGTGCCAACACCTTCTCCATCGAACCCTTCACATCTTCTTCGGTTGGATTTCCAAGAGCGATTATGTTTTGGATTTGGGTATGAAGCTGTTTAAACAACCTTGTAGCATTGCGTTGCTCCTCAGTGAGTTGTGAGGGCTGAATTTGGTTCGTGATAAGTGACATTCCAGTGGCCGCAGAAAACAAGAGAGCGGATGATAGTTTAAGGGCCAAAAGCGGTGTAGTGTCACCACTGGTGGCTGCAGCAACACCGGCCATGGCCGTGGCAGTGAGAGTGATCATGTTGATGGAATTTAGAAGAAGGGTGTTCCAGTTGTTTCTTTGTTCGCAAATGTTTTTGTGCATTTCAATTCTGTCAGCTACTGCCTCCAGAATCGAATAGAGTTGAACAGTGGCCATATTAGACTTCTTGCTAGGGCTGAATAAACCTTCATATATGTGTGTGGTGAAGGCATTCTTCTCTAATGGGGTTGAATCTACTGATCCATTAATTAATTCCTCAACCTGCAACTTTCTTGTTGGTGCTTTTGGAACCGAATAAGTCACTCGTGGAGGGTTAGGGACATGGATAGAAGcgttgacttttcttagagaagaagaaaaggatgaaGAGGAGAATATAGATGTGGTTTGTAAAGAAGCCATGGGATTAATTGGAGGTTTTCTATACTCTTTgtgtatatatgttttgtggTGAGGAGATCAGATTGGGGGTTGGAAGGGATTTGAAAGATTGGAGATGAGAATGAGAATTAAGGGTAGGGtgggagtatatatatatatatatagaaagagaGAAACGGAAAGGAAGAGGTCACGGAAGGAAAATATTGACTATTCTATGACGAAAAGGTTGATGATTAGACTTGGCCTTGCCCTATTGCCGGACCCTTTCCAGCTCTCATTCTCGGACTATGTAAGTTTCAAATTTTCAACCCTTTCAATGTGAGACGCAGTAAAGCCATCAACGTTATGTGGTATATATTGCCATATCATATGGCCAGAAACCTATGCTATACTTAATTCAACAGGACAGTAGTAGGTCAATTATTTGATCTTCAatcatatatatcattttcaacaataaatatatataaagaggcATGTTAAAAGATGagaattacaaaataataacaCATTAGATCGTATTTAAACggtcaaaattaaaagaaaaatacatagtATTTTTAGGTGATaatatgattattaattaacttttaatttttagtatctATGTGTATAGTTTTGgtcttaatttataatttataattctcGACATACCAATATTTATATGTATTCTTTTCAAGTTTTCTAGGGAGGGGTGGTTCTCATTAATTGTAAATGTCTTTTTTAGTGAAATGGTGATTCACTATTTTGTGAGGTAAATGTAATTTGCCAAtattatcacaattttttttagaaaatatttttaaaaatttaataagttgTAAGCTGCTAAAATATTCCTTTTTTAGAAAACAAGTACGAGTGGCACTTTGTAGTAAACTTTAactgtttttcaaaagaatactTTAATAAGTTGCGTCCATTAGAGTATAtttgaacaaattcaaagttataataatttctaatgtagtaacatattttttagtacaagaaaaaatacaaatgaCGATATAATACCGTTAATTGCTAATGTTTAGCTTTCCGCGCCAATGAAATTTGGGTTATTGGTATTAATGATTTAACAATATATATGTGGTTGTTATACAATTGGCTGCCAACTTTTTGTCACTAAATGACAagtttttcaagtcatattcGTTAACCATATATGATGTGACATTGAAAGATGGGATGGTAAGAAAGATAAGTAAGTtcataaaagagaaaacaatTGCAAATGTAGTAGCATTTCTTCTCAAcaagaaaaaacacaaatgaCGGATATAATACCATCAATTGCCTTTTTTCCTTCTCACCAACAACACCTCACCACCTCTTCCATCCATTGTCTCTTTTCCacatctttctcttctccttttttaGTTGCCATTCTAATCTCTTCTCtagctttatatattttttttctatttgcttTTTCACCATTCCCTCTGTTTTGATCTCTATCCATCACATTTCTCCCTTTCAATGAAACTATTGTTAGAGGCCCATATTGCAACTAGATCTAACAACAAAAGGTTGGATTTAGCCATTTAGGtcattttaatctattttgcgccagaacatgtgcaaattcaaaagaaattacaaaggaaagaaaaaaatgaagaaaaacacaTGGCTGTTCTAGATTTCTTTGTAATAAgagtgtgagtgtgtgtgtgtgacaaTGCTACAAGGTCGGTGAAAAAAACAGATTGGAGGCCCAATGAAATATCAACCTAATTAGGAGGCTAATTGCCACATGTGGGTGAAGATTAATTAGATTACCAAATATGCTTATATTCTTATAGGATAGAAGATGTTTAATTATTGGGTCTATATGCCtagtaaattaaaagaaaagagataaagTAATATACGAAATTCATACCATAGAAacggaagagagagagagagagagagagaaaaataacatGTTGGGAGACAGCGGGATAAATTCCATTTCCATTTTTACCCTTGTGCTATCTCAGTTAATCttcttactaattaattaaagagcACAAGAGAGAAGTGCCGGCCAGCTATAATGGATCATTTTATTTTCAGCCGCACAATTTTGAGTTTAAAgacattttattttcaagtCATAATGGGAGCATTTTTATGGAACAGTCTCTCAATTTTGAGTACAGTGATGATCATCAAAGCAATAAAAACCAGCACGGAGACCATACATATAACCAGCATTAACCAAGAGGCCATGCCACTTTTCACCTCTTGAGCATATTCAGCACAAGCTAGTCCAAGGAAGGTTAAAGGGAATGAATACGCCCACCATGTAACGTTTAACCTCTTCATGGATTTCTTGAACATGGCTGGCCTGCAAGCCTGTATTCAACAACAAAGTTAATTGTCTCGTCGTTAAATTGAAACTgattaaacaaacaaacaaaacaaccgagaagttaatatataattaatgatcttacatattgatttccttttcacttttttattttatataaaagcagttttttcttatcatttcatataatttcataattaatagtTTTCTAGAACCgtgctttaaaaataaaataaaaaatagaaacaacttAGAAATATTTCTCTCATTCTCGTCTTTTGTTCTGTGGTCCTAACTCAGCAAGTCTGAATCATCTGACGTGATATTATATGTGGTAAGACATGAAGAAtttagtgttaaaaaaaaaaactaaaagtgattttcaaaaatagaaattaaacacACTATGAAGTAGTAATTAGAATCAGAAAGAAAAGGTACCTGAGAcataaaaaggaataaagacAGAAAGAGGAGCATCTTTGATGGGGTGACAAAAGCACCTGTGATGGATTTCCAGGCTAGACTTGCCATGCTTGGTGCAGCAAAAAACAACAAGTAAGTTGGCCTTAGCACAGTGGGAAACTGATTGCCACTTGTCAGACGTTGATACAGCGTTACAAatataattagataatataCCAATCCGAGTGAGAACATTAAAAGTGCACTCTCTTTCCAACCAATTTCTGCAACAACTTGAGCAGACACCAAGTTCCCTATAACCGACACCAGGCTAGTAGGGTTTGCCACAACTGACAGAAACCTCTTTTTAGTTGTGAACCATTGTCCATATAGTTTTATGTCAAGCAGCAATATTACAAACGAAAAGGCCAAGCAAAGAACTCCGTAGCAAGAAGTTGAATGAACGATGATGGGTGCTGATTGAAGCATGAGAAGCCAAGAAATCCAAGGAGCATACATGCAGTTCACTCCAACATGATGTGAGAACTCCTCCTTCACCATGTCCAAGTGAAAGATGCACTTGAGCACGTAAAGTAAAGACAAAGTAGTGGCAGTGAGCAGTGCCACACACCAAAGTAGTAGAAACGCAATGGAAGGCATCAAATTGAATCCATGCCAGAGAGTTTGTGAGTCCTTGTTGTGTTTACTCAAACTCTTCCAGAGCAAAGCTTGTGCACCAAAGGAAAGGCATATGAAAAAGTAACCAGCATGGAGCTTGGTCAAGATTGGTAAGTGTGATTGTGATGACTTGGTGATGTCGGTTGGGAGGGTGTGGTTGTTTGCGCTATTGTTATTGTTCATGGAAGCACATATGACTACTTCAACTGATGGTTTGATCTCAGTGTCACCCATCATATTGCTATAGCAATAGGAGTGATTTTGGAATTATATTATGTGTGATATTGTCTCACTCATTTTTTGGCTCCAGTTCCGGGGATTTATATAGTGCAAAGTATAAGGTTTCCCAAATTTGGAGTGGCTTTCGGTAGGATACAtggggaaaagaaaagaaaaaaaactaaagtgagGAAGGTTataatatacattaaattttagtgGGTCGTTGGTTATGATATACTCTAAATTAATATTCAACCAATgataaatgtttattatttacTTACTTTAAAAGAGTCTTATTTTTACAATGGCTTCTTACGGAAGACGTGAAAATACATTACCTTGGCTATTAATTTagtaaaacttttcttttaattcacctttttaacataaataccaacaataacataatatttatagGTTGGAGGAAAATAAACGAAAGGGGAGAGTAAATTGAAAGATATGCATTGCAGAGTtggaatttaaatatttgaataactGAAGTAGATTGAGAGGAAATACTATACGtatatatttacaaatataaatGCAAAAGTTTCTTATCCTAACCAAATAGCATAACAATTAGTATTTATTATGCTTAACATTTCATTCAGTCATCTGTACGTACAATATTTACACACATAAAACTCACGTTACCGCTTGGGTTAAGTATGTCAAGTTGTCCCTTCATTTCTGTATAATAgcgttttatttttgtataacctcttttcattataattataagttATTGCTTTATGTCGGATATTAATCAATTGTCCTTTCATGTTCAATTCTCCAAGTGTTGTATTCGAAACACGCACAAGAGGGCGGGGTTCTAGTTATACAATAATCCTCCATGCATGCCTGGGTTTAGAAGTGATTATAAGTCATTAAATCTGAAAACATTAATTGTTTGTGGCTACCGTGGAACAGCGTAGCAAAAATGGGACTAATTACGAGTTGCTTGTCAACTGTACTAGTATAAAGTATGGCGTTATTACAACATAAATATTCAATTAGTGGCGAAGAGTGTGAACTATGATTCTATGAAGCAGATAAGAAATTTCTCAATTTAGTGTTTTAATGTGGTTTCTGACGTAATCTGTTCAAGCGGACATTCATAGTTTATACAGATTATTCAATATTGGGTAACAAGATGGACAGTTGGACACCAACTATTGTCAACTAGCGAGGGATAAATTGGTAAAACCAACAATTAGTGGGAAAGAAGACTTAAATATGAGCGTTTTAATTAAAGGAAAAGCAATGATATTCAGCTAATTGCCTCTATTGtctttcttttaatcttttttcccTTTCAACATGCAGTggctaaaaaattatataatcttTTCCTACTTTACCTAACTTTGATCGTGGATTCCACTTCTACTAGTTGCACTTGCCATCCAAATGAACATATTATCCTTTCATGCCCCCAAGAGGACGCTTAATCATTTTAACTCAGTATAACGtaggataaatatttatttttataatcatatAGAATTGATAATAgataaaacatataatttatgtaacaattaaaatttgtaataaataaatattctttatgcatataaataaattttgaatttatgataaattattttacacttaacaaattatttttaatttttaatatttttttaaaagaagttgaaattcaatttaaacataaagatttAAAGGTAGATTACaagagataaataattttaaaaaatagatcaaataaaatttatttgagatTATTGTGATAAAAAATTTAGGCTAGttgttaaatcaaattaaattatacaaGATTAAGATAAGATAGAGGCGACCCAATGAGTAAAAATAACTCTAAAAAAGGCTCTCATTCAAGAGTAACTCCTACACATACTCATTAATCATTATTCATCTTAATATAATGAACCAAGAactatttaattgataatagtaaATATACATAAACAAGTTAATTATTTACATCTGTTGATTGCACACTCCTATTATATCagtaatttgaaatttgaaagctCACTCCGATTtctattttatctatattttttttgttttattctaaTCTTAGATGACCCcggatttgttatttttaaaagaacaaaCTATCAATTTGGAATGTCATTGCATGAATAACCCCATACGCGCATCTTGCAAAAGAAGACGAACATATGGAACTAAGAAGGAATTGTGAGAACCATAGCTATACCCTTTCAACTAAACATGCACAAGAGTCTTCGGAGCCAATTATGAGCTATGTCGCAGCCACAGATACATCTGTTAAGCTATTATGGAACACCCAAAGTAttaacattaataatataaagctGTACAAGCCAGAACTTTTTAGGTCCATTTCGACTGCAAGAGTATATAAACCAATAGCATGGATCGCCATATTCTGAGACACGCGTACACTCTATGCAGCATCAGCAAATCCCACTCTTTGTTTGCCAAAATCAAATACTGTGTGATAACGCCCCATGAAGACATCACCAAGGATCCTACATTAATGGAGATGCCATTGAGTGAGAATCAAATATCAGATGAGTCACAATCCAAAGACAAcagaggatgaaaaaaaaaagtgaggtaAATATCATGGGGCTAGTTGAAGAAATTTAAGTACCAGAGAGGGCCACGTGGAGGTGGAATATCTATAGCAGTAAAGCCACTAATACACTGAGCCACAGGACCTTCACCCACCTTGAGTATGTA contains:
- the LOC114420188 gene encoding probable F-box protein At4g22030, translating into MASLQTTSIFSSSSFSSSLRKVNASIHVPNPPRVTYSVPKAPTRKLQVEELINGSVDSTPLEKNAFTTHIYEGLFSPSKKSNMATVQLYSILEAVADRIEMHKNICEQRNNWNTLLLNSINMITLTATAMAGVAAATSGDTTPLLALKLSSALLFSAATGMSLITNQIQPSQLTEEQRNATRLFKQLHTQIQNIIALGNPTEEDVKGSMEKVLALDRAYPLPLLGAMLDKFPEKYEPAVWWPSSQFQRRSRTQESNNGWSEDLEMEMREVIEVVKKKDIEDYERLGNIALKVNRSLAIAGPLLSGIAAVGTSFVGNGSWAALVPLMAGSLASVVNAFEHGGQIGMVFEMYRNCGGFFTLLEQTIQATLEEKNLDKRENGEVFEMKVAMKLGRSVSELRRLASKSASCCMKGITVDEFASKLF
- the LOC114420189 gene encoding S-type anion channel SLAH4-like; protein product: MMGDTEIKPSVEVVICASMNNNNSANNHTLPTDITKSSQSHLPILTKLHAGYFFICLSFGAQALLWKSLSKHNKDSQTLWHGFNLMPSIAFLLLWCVALLTATTLSLLYVLKCIFHLDMVKEEFSHHVGVNCMYAPWISWLLMLQSAPIIVHSTSCYGVLCLAFSFVILLLDIKLYGQWFTTKKRFLSVVANPTSLVSVIGNLVSAQVVAEIGWKESALLMFSLGLVYYLIIFVTLYQRLTSGNQFPTVLRPTYLLFFAAPSMASLAWKSITGAFVTPSKMLLFLSLFLFMSQACRPAMFKKSMKRLNVTWWAYSFPLTFLGLACAEYAQEVKSGMASWLMLVICMVSVLVFIALMIITVLKIERLFHKNAPIMT
- the LOC114420187 gene encoding probable F-box protein At4g22030: MASLQTTATLSYSSSLRKVKDAIHVPKPARVTYSVPKVTRRKLQVEELINGSVDSTPLEKNAITTHIYEGLFSPSKKSNMATVQLYSILEAVADRIEMHKNICEQRNNWNTLLLNSINMITLTATAMAGVAAATSGDTTPLLALKLSSALLFSAATGMSLITNQIQPSQLTEEQRNATRLFKQLHTQIQNIIALGNPTEEDVKGSMEKVLALDRAYPLPLLGAMLDKFPEKYEPAVWWPSSQFQRRSRTQESNNGWSEDLEMEMREVIEVVKKKDIEDYERLGNIALKVNRSLAIAGPLLSGIAAVGTSFVGNGSWAALVPLMAGSLASVVNAFEHGGQIGMVFEMYRNCGGFFTLLEQTIQATLEEKNLDKRENGEVFEMKVAMKLGRSVSELRRLASKSASCCMKGITVDEFASKLF